cgccctgcAGAGCTTGAACATTGACACCGAGGGCAAGGCCGTGGCCGTCAAGATCCAGGACACCCAGCAGCTCAACAACGACTTTGGAAGGGGGAGGTATTGTGCCCTGGCGACCTGTGAGGTTGCCAGCCAAGTCCAGTGGGGCTACTTTATTGACGAGAACAAGGAAAAGGCCGAGGCTTTGGCCGTGATTGCAGCAGCCTtggtaagtttttttttttcttttttcttttcttatcGATCCATCCATCACAACGTTGCGTCTTCAAATGCTGACCAGCCCTCACTACTAGCGCATGTACTGCATGCAAACCGGTCCCCTGGACCTCAGCAAGATAAACCCTTCAGTTCAACACACCACCAACCTCTCAGCTGCTGAAAACAACTTGATAGTGACCGCTTGATTGGAGCATGCCTAACTCTGAACAACATGTGCATGGCGTTGACCGCTTCGGTTTTGTTCTTGGCTTTTGCTGTGTCAAACATGGCAAATATACCTTGTTGGTTTGTTGCAATACACCATCGCGAATCTTTTGTATTACTTGAGATTTTTTGGCTAGGTAGCTTTATCAAGAACTCTGTTCTGTTGCTTCTGTCAGAACCAAATTCCAAAAATTGCCGACTCATGTCGCCTGAACCCTTGCAGCTCGTGTCCTTACCAAGTTTTTGGCAGTTGAACCTATTTTGTCGAATTTTGTGACTACCAGAGTTGGCATCCTTCCGACCTTACGACCTACCTACCCTTGCTATCTTTGGGTGGCCAAAACCAGACTGACCAATCATCACCACCAAATCACCACGTTTCCGTCTGAAAAGCCATCCTCCCCGCACCCATCCCCGCGGCACCAGATCGATTTACAGACCATCTCTCGAGTAATTCCCGGCTGCAAGCCACGCGCCAGCGAATCGCCCCATCCCCTCAAACCTATCACAATCGCCATGACAAGCAGGTGATGCAGCGGCCAAAGTCTTCGGCCGCGAACCTCATCCACAAACCGCCGCTAGCTAGTCAGCAATCAGCCCGTGAGAATCTAGACCCTCGTCTGTACAAGCCGAAAAGAAACCACGACATATGCCTGATCAATCCTGCAGCCAACCGCaagcctgctgctgttgccgccgctgctgctgcatcaGAGTGCAACCCTGGGAATGCACATGCGGATCAAATGCGCCGCATCAAAAGCTTCTGGCGGCGGCCAAGACATAGATAAACAAGGCCGACAAAGATCCGGGACCCCGCCGGGATCACGCGGGCCACTACAATACATCTACCGAGCCAATGCCTTCCCGTCGATCCCCGAAAAGCGTCCGGGTTGAGGAGGGGCAAGGGGCGAGGGGGGGTAAAAGGCTGTGGAAGCCAAACACCTACTTGGGCAGTCAACGCCCCGAGAGTTTTGCTGCTTGATCACTTCCTCAAACTGAGTGATGGCCAGTACAGAAACGACACACATCATCACCGACCTCACCCGTTTGCTCCATTACTCAAGACGAACGACACGCAAGCATTCGACGagacgacaaaaaaaaagtagacATGTCAACGATACTTGCCGCGTCGGCCTCCGAACCCAACCTATGGGCAACGGCACAAAGAGCAACGTCGGTCGTCGCAACAACTGCCTACATGCCCACGCGGCAACTCGTTCAGAGGTTGCAACGCACTCTGGCCTCGCTCCACCTCTTCATACTGTGGTGCCACCTGTCCTCGACCATCGGGTCCCGGCTGCTTAGTCTTCTagcgcagccggcggccgTCAACAAGCCGACCATCCTGGCCTCGGCCACAAAAACGAGGCCCAGTATCGGGGTACGGAGGCTCTCAGAAGCAGGGGCTTGGGGCTCAAAGACGGCGCTGTCTTGGAGGCGACGGGCTACGATGGAGCTTGCCTGGGCTATACTCAGCCCCGCGGGGAATGCAGTTTGTCTGCTGCTATTCTGGCCGGGATGGTGGGTGCTCGGAGTTTGTGTTTACGCCACATGGTGGTCTTGCGGTCGTTGAGAAGGCGACTTCTCTAGGAGCGCTTCTTGTTTAATTTTCTGTCGGGGGTTCTTGCATATTATGGAGGCTCCCGAGTCTTGGTCGCGTGCACGATGACTAGGCTGCTTGTAACAATGAGCGAAAGGGACACGGCCAAGCCGATGCGTATCTGCCCCGTTTGCTTGGTGGTCACTGAAGGCCAGGATCAAACTTTCAGCATCCCGACTTGATTCATTTCGAGTAGAAAAAGGTATTCCCATCCGTGTCGCGGCGGAACTCGTTCCGATAGTCCCTGTCCGGGTCAAACTCCTGCCAGAGAGTGGCCGGGTAGATGTGCTTGTTCTTCTCGTACCACCGCCGGTCCACGACCTTGGTCAAATTGGGGTCGTCGTCGTGGCCCTCGAGAGTCTTGATGTCAACCTCGGTCTTGACGAGCTCGCCACCCTTGGGCTCCTGCTGCTCCCCCTTTGGCGCCTCGGCGCTGTAGTTGAAAAGGAGCTTTCCGCCGGGGCCGACCGTCTTGTTGATGGCGAAAAAGTAAAACTCGTAGTGATGCGGGATGATGACGGTGCCACGGACCATCATCAGATCGTCGACGCCGACTCTCGCCCAGTCCCGGCGGGATTTGTGTCTTGCGCCGACCTTTCTGCTCTTGTCGAGAAACACCCAAACAAAATCGCCCTTCTTCACCGTGACCGTGCCGCCCGGAAGGTTGGTGCCGTCGTAAAAGACGAAAGGAATCGCGATCTCGGTGGCCTTGACGGCCGCCTGCAGGGCCAGGAACTCGGCTCGTAGCGCGTCGCGTTCGGCGGGTTTTATCGGTGCGCGCGGGACGACCGCGACCGAGGCGTTGGGGGCGAGCTTGGCTTTCGAGGCTGTCGCGGCCTTGCTtgctgcaccgccaccctgTGTCGTACTTGATTTTGTGGCCAGCGCCTTCTTGTTGATGCCTGCATCGGCTCCATCTGCCTCCTCGTCTCCTTCGTCGTCGGCAAACGACAGGCCACCAATCTTTGCCCGCTTCTGCTTCTTCCTGCTCTTTTTGCTCTGCTGCTGTGCGAGGTCGGCGTCGCTCGCCTCGCTGGCGTTGGCAGGGGTCCCGGCGTCGACGGGGGTCGAGGCCTTGCTCTTCTCGCGCGCTTCGCGCTCCTGCTGCTCCAGGACCTCGGCTCGACGCTTGCGGAAATCCGAGAGCGCGACCAGGCCGACGGTGTTGGTCGTCAATCGCTCGCTGGTCGTTTGGCTTGATGGAGTGAAGCGAGATGTTGGCGCTTGGTCGGACATGGTGGGTTTGCTGAGAGGTGGTTTGGACGGTATTGGGCTAGGTAACGTAGGTTGGTAGCTGTTGGTTTCGTGTTGCAAAACGCGACACGGAAAATATTGCTGCATCCATGGTGGGGCGTTGCTGGTGGTCTCAGCGCTCAAACAATAGCAGTATATGTACAGTATTTGCACTGTTACGATCGACAAGTTGTCCTCAGACCTGATCCAAAGGGTCTTTGGATGGACCCAAAGGTACAAACAAAGCCACGGATTGAGCCACGCTTAATTGGTGGAGCGCTCAAGTTAAAATCTTCGTTGAACAGTGCCTAGTAAGTAGTATATGAGAGTTTCCAGGATTTACCTGGCCTTGACAAACAAATTAAATTATTATTAGAATAAATACTTCTATTATCAGTAAACAGTATTTGTTATATTAAATAATAGTTATCCGTGTATTACAACAGTTATTAAtatttaataattatttatTATATTTGCAATTGATATATTTTAAACTTTTTACCTGATATTATTTCCCTTTTGCTATATTTATAAACTCAAGTGCAAAACAATGGTTAGTTTTAGATCTCCGCTTAAAatctttttttactttttcttttgcaaaTGCCGTCACATCCGCGATTTCCAAAGCTGTATACCAATCTGATTCTACCACCCCTGAGCGAGTATGGACGCCCGACGGCTTTTATGCCGAGGTGGAAGAAATGGGCTTCCAAAAGACAAGAATACCCCTTATTACATTTACGACCATGTATCTTGGCCCGACAATTTGATTACAGCGTGAGCGAACCAAGACCCCCGGATATCAACGCTGATCGATAAGGAGTTTGCAATCTCCTGGTCTAGGTTAAGACATTCCAGTTAAAAGTTTGGTTTAAGCCATTTCTACGGCCGGTATTGAGAACAAATGTCTCGATATCGAGGAAGCATATGAAATGGACGGTAGAAGGAACCCTACCTGCCAACCGCGAAATTGCTATAAGAAATGCAATACCTTGGGCAAATGTTATAGGCTGGTAAATTGTCAAATTGGACGAGCCTCATATATGGGAGGAGCGGCCAGCGTTTCCAAGTCCACTAGAGCCAAATGACCCACGTAAGGTACATATAACCAACTATCAACCGTTCAGTTCTTTCGGGCATTGGATTGCATATCGTCCGAAAAGGGTTTTGGGGCATGTTTTAAACTCGCAGGTCGACAGGTAAATTGGATAAGAGTATTTAAAAGCAGCCTCTGGCAAACAGCCATTTTCACTGCTCATGTTATAATTTTCGGATTCAAGTGCGGTAGTAATTTACCTTGTTCATGTAAAATAAAGTTCTGCATTTGCCGATCAAGCCGGATCTATCAAGATAAACCTCAAAGTAGCCATCTCATGTGCTCTACCACGTAACATATCCAATTTGGGCTCCACTAGTGCTATTGTCGCACAAGGAGCACATGGGGAATGACTCCACCACCCCAAACATCAAAATATACAGTGAAACTATTTCAAAAGTAGAGCTAGAGCTATAGTAACTGCGGCTGAACATGTCGAGCCGCACCGCGTTGACCACCCGccttctccttggccagTTTTTCTTCAGTCGCCTTCTTGAGCTCATCCAGGCCATTGTAGGCCACGTAAGCCCAATCGAGGATTCTCTGGACTTTCTCTGGCGTGACTGGAGTGCCCCCGCGTGTAGACGCTATCATGTGCATAAGGTTCTCCACAGTCACCGTCTCCTTGATTACACCCTGCGGGTTGACGACATCCCACCCCGTGATGGCCCGCCACAGAATTGGATGATCCGACAGGAATTCATTTTCGTAAGAAAAAGTATGTTCCACTTCATCTTCCGCATACAGGGCGTTGACGTCATGGTAATACTGTTTTACCACCCCGGTGGTGTTGATATGGTAGACGTAAACATAATTCTTGTTGTTCTCGGGCATATAATGCCGAATGTGGAATTGCGCAATATCCCGCCTGGACGATACCGACAGAAAAGGACTCTTCAAGTTTTCAGGGTCGAACGGATTGTGCTCGACGTGCTTGTGATATGGAAATTTCGGATCGGGCTCAACTCCCACCGCATAACCTCTAGCAAAGAAGCCGCCTTGTTTATGGATTATTGCCGGGCTGCGATGGTCACCTCGATACACAATGTTTGGAACGCTGGCAGCTCCAGCAGCGCCGATGATTGCAGACACAAGGCCGAACCCCAAAGCAATTGTCGAGCCGTACATGGTGTTATTATTCTAAAGTCTCGGCTTTGGGATAAAGCCTGTCGGTTTGAGGGGCCAAGTTTGATGACAAGACTATTTATTTGGATGTGGCTGATGACGGCCAATAGATGAGGTTAAAAGAGCGAGTAAACGGAAATAAGAGTGCAGAGAGCGAATACGAGTTGGGCAATCAATAGCCGATGGGAGGAGATCACAAGGTGTGCATCAGATGCAAGAGTATAGGTCTTTTATATACGGGTCGCCTTTGGTGGATTTACTAGCTGAAGTAGGTACGTATTCACGGGCTTTGGAAAAGCAAAGCTTGTGCGGTCTTGGCCGAGACGGAAACAATTCAAAGGGACAATGACCGTCTAGATAGGTAAGGATTGCAACAACCTAAATATAACATCAAAGATCGACCAAATCCGTACAGTATCCCCCCTGACCTGAATGAATATGAATTTCATGCGTGTGCAGGCTATGGGTGTGTCCTAGGGGTTAGTAGTTACTGGAGTATTTTTTGTACAATTTTTCAATACATCGATCTACCGTGTTTTTGCACCTAAAGTCCTATGCTTTTCGTGTACCGGAAAACCCACGTGAACGAAGCCAACGCTATTGTATTGACTTTAGAGGGACAGGGCACAGCGTTGGTACGCATGAAAATTCATATTCTTTCAAGGGTTGTAGTGTACCTGACTTATTCACCGTCGGCAAAGCCGTGCTAGGCTACCTGACTAAGGAAAGCATGATACTCTTTGATTAATTGGTgccattttcttttctcaggTTCATGTgagggtaaaaaaaaaacaaaggaaaataaacCTGGTTTTTGAACGTGATTACCTTTTCTTTGCAGTCATCATTTCTGGACCTGCGTACTGTACCTCAATATGACCGCATTTGCTTGCGTTATCCCTgtatgttacgaccaggcagttgggccggtaccagagaggccaggtggggtcacacccctctcgacgacactcgcccagaaggaataccgaccggcagaacaacgattacctaaggGCAAGGCCACGAAatctcacgtgacctcacgtaacgtccaagggaatggatctctatgatctgtagaatctcagttgagaattacaaattaaataaattaaGAGAGATCATATTCGGAACATaatctatataaggcacgcttattaccatataaataaattcgattctaggattgcttagcagcaattaaactttaattaaccttaagatttatttgagaacgatcataatttcacccccaattattaaaaaccccagttacccagttagacgctcagttgttttaacccactgtactttaccctaaaaacaggttaccccgataccttgatcgtaacattttgattgctcctgttcagtaTTTTGCCTTAAAGCATACCGAGCAATATCCGACAATATATCTTCCCAGACGTCCAAAaacaacacccccagcaccccggccacgagcagcaaggcggcccaaaaagcccctgctcggcccaaggacgataacgacagcgaggacgaggaagaccagtTCCGCAGGCAGGTTGCTAGGATTAACCAGGAGTTCCACGAACAAAcgttccgcgcaacccaattcCAAAAGGAACTCCAGGTTTTCCGAACCAATGCTAACGTTACCttaatgttacgatcaaggtatcggggtaacctgttcttatggtaaagtacagtgggttgaagcaactgagcgtctgactgggtaactggggttctcaatgactgggggtgaagttatgatcgttctcaagtaagtattgaggttaactagagtttgattgctgctaagcaatcctagaatcgaatctatctacatggtaatgagcgtgccttatatagactatgttccgaatgtgatctctcctgaAAGGTCTCTGATCTTAAAGACTCCCCAGGGTCTCTGGAGATCAGGTTGTGATCTTTGAGATCATCCCTTGTCCGTTTGAGATCAACTGTCTTGGCAGTCACGTGCTGTCACGTGGCTTTGTCCTTACGTAATCcctgttctgccggtcggtgactttttctgggcgagtgtcgtcaggaggggcacgaccccacctggcctccctggtaccggcccaactgtctggtcgtaacatcaggtctcctctcctttggccaagtccctttggcctttaagtagtccgtactcccttgatccctgttctggttttccttccttcctgGCTAACTCTCTTGCGCCATGTCTAGTCGTGTAGCCAAACCAAAATCTGGTCGCTCGTCGACAGAGCGTCGTTCTgcccttctttcttctttgcttTTGTCGACGGTGGAGATGGCTGCTTGTTCTGCTTGTGAGTCGAGGGGAATACCCAAATGTGCGGTTTCTCCTCAAGATTCCTCTCGGTGTGTCGAGTGTTTGCGGTCGAACCGTTCGGGGTGCGATGTCCTTGGAATTTCGCCTGCTCAGCTTCGCAAGATTGGCCAACAGCATGCCAAGCTGGAGGAGGAGCTAGAGGCTGCGGAGGAGGCTCGTCGCCGGGCGGACGAGAAAGTTCGTTTGGCCGATGCGAAGGTCGAGCGTCTTcgcaaacaaaagaagatgtggtttgaaaaaatgatgcgagctgtgtctcgcggaattgatgacttggaggaattggatcgggtggagcgtgaggaggcggaacaggaggagcgtcgacgatcagccgaggtcctgcctgaagtgtccttggagtcgcttcttccggattccaattttgtctgggattcgactttcccgatgggtcctctgaatccttcgttgttggatgagatgaatgttcttgcgcaacattccgttggtacgtcgtttttctggtgtttttgttttgtgttgcatactgatcgtttctttgtaggttcgtctggtggtatggtttcgagtcctggtcggcccttaacttctgggaatggtaggtggtgctttcttaggtcgtcctctttttcttggctgacttgctcgcagatccaactcctgatagtattggcggagcggttcctggcaattCTAGAGGTGGTTGAGGGGTTCCCAAGTGTTTTCTTCGTGTCCatagttttcccatttaacaaggtactctgttttgccgtggtttcgtctgtggtcgagtattcgttcaacgtcgtaggtttgttctgcgtcgatctcgatcgtttcttgtgtgctggtgccgtgtggtgcCGGTTCCAGTAGTGatacgtgaaatgtggggtgaattttcatggtgtctggtaatgacagtctgtagttggtgtcgctgattttcttgctgattttaaaaggtccaagcttcttaaaatcgagcttgctgttaggtcgttgtgttttgatgttgcgtcgaatgaggtagacgttatctccctccttaaaggatggtcccttcatccgatgctgattggcgtatttcatcattctttctcgtacgaactctagttcctgctggagttctttATATAATTGTCGTAACTCGCTCGCTTGTTTatcggctcgcggtgccgtaatcgtggttcttggttctccgtaCGCTGTAGGGTTAAATCCATAATTGGCGTAGAACGGGGTTGTTTTGGTATTTTCGTTTTCTGAGCTGTTGTAAGCGAATTGTGCTATGGGTAATAACCGTACCCAATTATCTTGCTTGTGGTTCACATAGCATCTTAGGTATTGTTCCAgtgtttggttggctcgttctgtttgtccgtccgtctgtgggtggaatgctgtggatagcttgtggtctgttcctagctgttccatcagggatttccaaaatcttGATGTGAAAAGCTTGTCTCTGTCTGTGATGATGTTTTCTGGAAGTCCGTGATTGCTGACAATCACTCGTAGGAATGTGtaggcgatttcttcggcgttgctgctttctttatatggtaggaagtaggcgtatttggtgagcttgtccactataaccagtatgctgtcgtacttggtcttagtgagtggttcttccgaaggaggtaacttgacgatgaagtccattgtgatggtctgccatgccttgctgggggctggtaagggttataggagtccgtaaggcctatgtcttgcggacttgcttttggcacaaaGTTCGCAGTCCTTAATGGCTTTTCGTACTTTTTGTCGTGTTCTTTTGAAATTGTAATGCtgttttagccgtttccatatcttggaaattccttggtgtccgtgggctttgtttccgtggatcttccgtatttcttctggtgtggttaccgtatttgttgTTATAAAACTCCGGTGTGCTGGtaaaaggtttccgtttccgtctgtggtgaggataacccgtgtttcctctggcACTATGTTCTCGTAatctggtcttcggctgagggcgtcggccctgccgttttctgttccttttcggtagatgattctaaaatggaattctgacaggaattctaACCATCTaatttgtcgtttgtttaacattttgctagtggtgaaatgggtcaggttcttgtggtccgtgtaaactaacacctcgtgtttaattccggataactgtggtttccattcttcaaatgctcgaatgatggccataaactctttgtcgtaaatctggtaattgagttctggtccatgtaATTTTTGTGAAAAg
This DNA window, taken from Pyricularia oryzae 70-15 chromosome 6, whole genome shotgun sequence, encodes the following:
- a CDS encoding XAP5 domain-containing protein, which codes for MSDQAPTSRFTPSSQTTSERLTTNTVGLVALSDFRKRRAEVLEQQEREAREKSKASTPVDAGTPANASEASDADLAQQQSKKSRKKQKRAKIGGLSFADDEGDEEADGADAGINKKALATKSSTTQGGGAASKAATASKAKLAPNASVAVVPRAPIKPAERDALRAEFLALQAAVKATEIAIPFVFYDGTNLPGGTVTVKKGDFVWVFLDKSRKVGARHKSRRDWARVGVDDLMMVRGTVIIPHHYEFYFFAINKTVGPGGKLLFNYSAEAPKGEQQEPKGGELVKTEVDIKTLEGHDDDPNLTKVVDRRWYEKNKHIYPATLWQEFDPDRDYRNEFRRDTDGNTFFYSK